A stretch of the Rosa rugosa chromosome 5, drRosRugo1.1, whole genome shotgun sequence genome encodes the following:
- the LOC133709105 gene encoding uncharacterized protein LOC133709105 gives MSYRPIPGEPPPPPPPEFAPPPPLDFGMPPPPPEHPHPPPPGPPPPGFPHPPPPGPPPPPPPSTLPPPQPPRQEDDDCLSCFRGCLAALCCCFLVDSCCF, from the exons ATGAGTTACCGCCCTATTCCTGGAGAACCTCCACCGCCACCTCCACCAG AGTTTGCGCCTCCTCCGCCACTCGACTTTGGGATGCCACCGCCGCCACCAGAACACCCTCATCCTCCGCCTCCCGGTCCACCCCCACCAGGGTTCCCCCATCCTCCGCCTCCCGGAccccctccaccaccaccaccgtcgACTCTACCCCCGCCCCAACCCCCTCGGCAGGAAGATGATGACTGCCTTTCATGTTTCAGAGGCTG TTTGGCTGCACTTTGCTGCTGCTTCCTGGTGGACTCGTGCTGCTTTTAA
- the LOC133709103 gene encoding GEM-like protein 5 has translation MSSRPEDQLSPRESYPPTTTVPDIHASQPPPPPPPSEEDAKKWGTHIMGTPAAPNVHPDNQKAALWKAADHQQIPQQPLETQQQQPPYVQYSPINKPTNNPFEPVINLFNSWGNKAETIARNIWHNLKTGPSVSETAWGKVNLTAKAITKGGFESLFKQIFATDPNERLKKTFACYLSTSTGPVAGTLYLSTARIGFCSDRPLTFTAPSGQSTWSYYKVMIPMTNVGTVNPVVITETPTPEKYLQIVTTDGHDFWFMGFVNFEKASHHVLDSVSNFRAVGTNEVQQVQSVVV, from the exons ATGTCGAGCAGACCGGAAGACCAGCTTTCTCCCCGGGAGTCTTATCCTCCAACCACAACCGTCCCCGACATTCACGCCTCGCAACCACCGCCGCCGCCTCCACCGTCGGAGGAGGACGCCAAGAAATGGGGGACCCACATAATGGGAACTCCCGCAGCTCCGAACGTCCACCCGGATAACCAGAAAGCTGCTCTATGGAAAGCCGCCGACCACCAGCAAATCCCGCAGCAACCGCTCGAAACACAACAGCAACAACCGCCGTACGTTCAGTACTCTCCGATCAACAAGCCGACCAACAACCCCTTCGAGCCGGTGATCAACCTCTTCAACTCGTGGGGGAACAAGGCCGAGACCATCGCCCGGAACATCTGGCACAACCTCAAAACAGGGCCCTCTGTTTCCGAGACCGCCTGGGGAAAAGTGAACTTGACGGCCAAGGCGATCACGAAAGGCGGGTTTGAGTCTCTGTTTAAGCAGATTTTCGCTACTGATCCCAACGAGAGGTTGAAGAAGACTTTCGCTTGCTATCTTTCCACTTCTACCGGACCTGTGGCCGGGACTCTGTATCTGTCGACGGCAAGAATCGGTTTTTGCAGCGACCGGCCGTTGACTTTTACTGCTCCGTCTGGACAATCAACTTGGAGCTACTACAAG GTGATGATACCTATGACGAATGTAGGGACAGTGAATCCTGTGGTGATTACGGAGACCCCGACGCCGGAGAAGTACCTTCAGATTGTCACCACCGATGGACATGATTTCTGGTTTATGGGGTTTGTTAACTTCGAGAAAGCTTCGCATCACGTACTAGACAGTGTGTCGAATTTCAGAGCAGTTGGGACCAATGAAGTGCAACAAGTGCAATCTGTTGTTGTTTAG
- the LOC133709104 gene encoding protein CYSTEINE-RICH TRANSMEMBRANE MODULE 7-like: MSYHNVVHVGHQSHDPPSGYPSEYPPPPDFLPPQQPGFPNPHEFHGPPPPQPPHQHHQRYQDYFYEGFPPPHSAQPYNRQHYQNNPYDYDSGCPPFLNSCLAALCCCCLLERCCLW; encoded by the exons ATGAGTTACCACAATGTGGTTCATGTTGGTCACCAATCTCATGATCCCCCATCAG GGTATCCATCGGAATATCCTCCACCGCCTGATTTTCTTCCACCGCAGCAGCCGGGGTTTCCGAACCCTCATGAGTTTCATGGCCCTCCTCCCCCTCAGCcaccgcatcaacaccatcaacGCTATCAGGATTACTTCTATGAAGGCTTCCCGCCGCCGCATTCAGCTCAGCCCTACAACCGCCAACATTACCAGAACAACCCATATGACTATGACAGTGGCTGCCCTCCTTTCCTCAATTCCTG TTTGGCCGCACTCTGCTGCTGCTGCCTTTTGGAGCGCTGCTGCTTGTGGTGA
- the LOC133709489 gene encoding uncharacterized protein LOC133709489, protein MAPPSLLGPPELHKPSPTTTTAPPPPQPESKPATGEPFVDLMVANFNDVGTKHDLPMGLTENASATFLSTGNPCLDLFFHVVPNTPADYLTEQLPKAWDRDALTTLKLICNLRGVRGTGKSDKEGFHTAAFWLHKHHPKTLACNLASLAEFGYFKDLPEIVYRLLEGDDVRKKQKAEWRERKRGGGRKRRESSQEPGSDGETGSRSEKKRIRSEVPKEEREKKAKEWQMGEKAKASGLRKEKKIAMAKKVVVRYERDPDFRFLHDRVSDLFAECLKSDMENLKSNQLNKITLAAKWCPSIDSSFDRATLICESVAKKIFPRESNKEYEGVEESHYAYRVRDRLRKEVLVPLRKALELPEIYMGANQWGKIPYNRVASVAMKLYKDKFKKHDEERFNKYLEDVKAGKAKIAAGALLPHEIIESLNDGDQGDDGQVAELQWKRMVEDMLKLGKMNNCLAVCDVSGSMSGTPMEVAVALGLLVSELSEDPWKGLVVSFSADPQLHLVKGESLKDKTDFITKMDWGMNTNFQKVFDLLLKVAVKGNLKPENMIKRLFVFSDMEFDQASANEWDTDYEVIEKKFKEAGFGDVIPQLVFWNLRHSRSIPVPGNQKGTALLSGFSKNLLKLFMDNDGEVQPDMFMDLAIAGPEYQKLVVLD, encoded by the coding sequence ATGGCTCCTCCCAGTCTTCTCGGTCCTCCCGAGCTCCACAAACCctcacccaccaccaccaccgctccGCCACCACCCCAACCCGAATCCAAACCCGCCACCGGCGAACCCTTCGTGGACCTGATGGTGGCGAATTTCAACGACGTCGGAACCAAGCACGACCTGCCGATGGGACTGACGGAGAACGCCTCCGCCACGTTTCTCTCCACCGGCAACCCCTGCCTCGATCTCTTCTTCCACGTCGTCCCGAACACTCCGGCCGACTACCTCACCGAGCAGCTCCCCAAGGCCTGGGACCGCGACGCCCTCACCACGCTCAAGCTCATCTGCAACCTCCGCGGCGTGCGTGGCACCGGGAAATCCGACAAGGAAGGGTTCCACACGGCGGCGTTTTGGCTCCACAAGCACCACCCCAAAACCCTCGCCTGCAACCTCGCGTCCTTGGCCGAGTTCGGTTACTTCAAGGACCTGCCGGAGATCGTGTACCGGCTCCTGGAGGGCGACGACGTGAGGAAGAAACAGAAGGCCGAGTGGCGGGAGAGGAAACGCGGCGGAGGCAGGAAGCGACGCGAGTCGAGTCAGGAACCCGGATCCGACGGCGAAACCGGGTCGAGGTCCGAGAAGAAGAGAATCAGGAGCGAGGTGCCTAAAGAGGAGAGGGAGAAGAAGGCCAAGGAGTGGCAGATGGGGGAGAAGGCCAAGGCGAgcgggttgaggaaggagaagaagatcgCCATGGCCAAGAAGGTCGTGGTCCGGTACGAGCGCGACCCGGATTTCCGGTTCCTTCACGACCGGGTCTCGGATCTTTTCGCCGAGTGCTTGAAATCCGATATGGAGAATCTCAAGTCCAATCAGCTCAACAAGATAACCCTAGCGGCCAAGTGGTGCCCTTCGATTGACTCCTCATTCGATCGGGCCACTTTGATCTGTGAGAGCGTTGCCAAGAAGATTTTCCCGCGCGAATCGAACAAGGAATATGAAGGCGTGGAGGAGTCACATTATGCTTACAGAGTGAGGGACCGGCTGAGGAAGGAGGTGCTGGTGCCGCTGAGGAAGGCCTTGGAGTTGCCGGAGATTTACATGGGGGCTAACCAGTGGGGGAAGATTCCGTATAACAGAGTGGCCTCTGTGGCAATGAAGCTGTACAAGGACAAGTTCAAGAAGCACGATGAGGAGAGGTTTAATAAGTATTTGGAGGATGTGAAAGCCGGGAAGGCTAAGATTGCGGCGGGAGCTCTGCTTCCGCATGAGATTATTGAGTCTCTGAATGATGGGGATCAGGGTGATGATGGGCAAGTAGCGGAGCTTCAGTGGAAGAGAATGGTGGAGGATATGTTGAAGTTGGGGAAGATGAACAACTGTTTGGCTGTGTGTGATGTGAGTGGGAGCATGAGTGGGactccgatggaggtggcggtggcGTTGGGGCTGTTGGTTTCGGAGTTGAGTGAGGACCCTTGGAAAGGGTTGGTGGTCAGTTTCAGTGCGGATCCTCAGCTGCATTTGGTGAAGGGGGAGAGTCTTAAGGACAAGACTGATTTCATCACGAAAATGGATTGGGGGATGAACACTAATTTCCAGAAGGTGTTTGATTTGCTTCTGAAAGTGGCTGTCAAGGGGAATTTGAAGCCGGAGAATATGATCAAGAGGCTGTTTGTGTTCAGTGACATGGAGTTTGATCAGGCTTCGGCAAATGAGTGGGACACTGATTATGAGGTGATAGAGAAGAAGTTTAAGGAGGCCGGGTTTGGGGATGTGATTCCGCAGTTGGTGTTTTGGAATCTGAGGCACTCCAGGTCTATCCCTGTGCCTGGGAATCAGAAAGGGACTGCTCTGTTGAGTGGATTCTCTAAGAACTTGCTGAAACTCTTTATGGATAATGATGGGGAAGTTCAGCCCGATATGTTCATGGATTTGGCCATTGCTGGACCAGAGTATCAGAAGCTGGTTGTGCTGGACTGA